CAAGCTGCCTGCCCTCCTCTCAGCCTCTGCTTTGCCCCTCCAGCTGTTTGACATCCGTCCCATCTGGTCACGCAATGCCCTCAAGGCCAACATCAGCGTCCACCCCGACAAGCTCAAGATCTTGCTGCCCTTCGTGGCCTATTACATGGTAAGGGTCTGCCTGCCGCCCCCCTGGGTTCCTGCCAGGTCGTCCTGATCCCAGCACCCACTGGATGGCTTGTTACTGCCCCTGCAGAGGCCCTCCCCAGCCTCCACGGTCACATGTCAGCCACACTGGGGTGACTGTGGGATTCAAGACTGATTACGTAACTTGCAAATAAAGGGATTGTACGTTTTTAATGGCCTTGAGCTGAGAGCTTTCCAGGACCAGGGGCTGGGGTAAGTGCTGTGTGCACAGCCTCTTTCTTCTCCGCTGGTGCAGCAGCAGGGGCATTGCTCTGGTGAGGATGCTAGGCTCGGTCTGGGGGCTCGACGTGCCAGTGTCCTGCAGCCAGCATGTGGCAGAGCTCCTGGGGGCCTGCCCACAGTGCCGCCCGCATTCACTCATTCTCCCCTGGTCGAGTGGGCTTCAGCGCGCAGCAGATGTACCTCGGACTGAGTCCAGGAGGGCACGGAGATGGGGGTGTCATTGTCAAGATTCCCCAAGGGCCCACGAGGAGGCACTCCTGCCGGCCAGGGGTTGAACGTGGGGCCCTGCAGGGCTCAGGCAGATGGCGTGACTGTGatagctggggggtgggggtgcgggggcGGGCGGCACAGACGGCTCGTCCCTCCTGGGCCTAGACCCGGCCTCACGGAGCTGCCTTTCAGCCTGGGCTCTCTGGACATGGGGCCTCAGAACCTCCCGTCCGTCAGGACAGTTGTGACGGTTCGCAGGCTCTTCCTCTGTGCCAGGCGCTGTGTGCCAAGGGCGCCAGGGTCACCGTCTCCTTTTgtcgttgctgttcagtcactcagtcgtgtctgactgtttgcagccccacggactacagcacgccaggcttccctgaactttaccatctcccagagtttgctcaaactcatgtcgattgagtcagtaatgccatccaaccatctcatcctgtcttccccttctcctgccttcagtctttcccagcatcagggtcttttccaatgagttggcttttcgcatcaggtggacaaagtattggagcttcagctttaataCTCCTTTAATCCTCCCCAAAATGCCTTCTGACAGGAAGACCAAGGTTTGGAAGGGTCAAGTGACACATCCCAGGAGACAGAGCCACATGTGTGAGCTTGTGGGGCAGGGGCTGCAGAGCCCCACCTGGGCCTGCATCTCAGGGGAGCCGAGGATCAGCCTGAACCTCACTTCGCACTTCCACCCTGTCTGTCTCCAGATAACAGGCCCCTGGAGAAGCCTGTGGATTCGATTTGGATATGACCCCCGAAAACGCCCAGAGGCCAAGATTTATCAAGTGCTCGACTTCCGAATCCGATGTGGAATGAAATACGGTAAACGATTACCGAAGCCtttgctttcctttcccttcctagCGTTGCATTTGCAGCATTCTCTTGGGTAATGAGAATAGATCTGCACGGAGAGGATAAACGCCTTCTGCCCTCGGCGGGCTTGTTGGAGGCGGGCTAGCGCAGACCCAAGGACCCGAGCTCCTGTCCTGGCCCCCGTGGTGCCGCTTTAGTGGTCCTTCTGTTCTTCCACAGTTACTTGTGGCTCCTGCCGTGCAGGCCAGGCATCCGGTCAGTGTCCGTCCCCCGCCTGCGGTGAGTGCCCCGCACACCAAGCAGCGAGACCCGCGGCTCCTGTCTGCAGCTCGGGGCCTGCGGCCCTCTCAGGAGCCGGCCCTGGGAGCCCTGGTGCAGCTGTGGTGTGGGCCGCGCTGGCAGGGGCTCTGCGCCCCTAGCCTGACGCGCCCGCCCTCTCCGGCAGGTTACGCCCCCAGCGACATGCCCGTCAAGGCCAAGCGCAGCACCTACAGCTACAGCCTCCCCATCACCGTCAGAAAGACCAGTAAGGGCCTCGGGCTGCCTTGCAGAGCAGGCACCGGGAGAGGGCGTCCAGACTGTGCGAGGGCAGGGGCCTCCCGAAGGGCCACCCCAGGGCCCTGCTGGCCAGCGCGCCCCAGGGTGGGAGGCGGAGCTTGGGGGGCGGGAGAAATACCCCCCTGTATTCCAGACCCCTGCCGTGGTCCCCTCGCAGCCAGCCAGCTCGTCACCATGCGTGACCTGAAGCAAGGCCTGGGCCCCTCGGGGTCGGCCTCCGCACAGAAGTCGAGTCCCAACAAGTACAAGCTCAAGGTGGGCATCCGCGGGCTGCCTGCCTGGGCgagagggaggggtgggtggaGCGGCGGGCCCTCCCCTGAAGGCTGAGCCCCACTGCCCGCACTGGGCCTCGCCTGTGACATGGGGAGGCTCTGACGGAGGCGGCCCTGCCCTTCCAGTCCCTTCACCTGACTCTCCGCTTCCAGCACTGCCTCCAAACACAACTCAGGATGCGAGCCCCCGGGGTGGGGGTATTGACCACCGGGGCACGTCCGTCTCAGGGAGGGTCTTAGACACCAGCAGCCGCGTGTACTGCCCTCTGAGTCGGGCCCTGAGGCCCCCGGGCAGGGTGAGACTGAGGGCTGTGAGCCCAGAGCCACAGCAGACCACCTGCACCCAGCCGTGGGCTGGATGAGGGCCGCCCTCCCAGGCCCGGGCCTCCTCAGCACAGCCACCCAGCAGAGGCAGCGACATCCCAAGGCCTGATGTGAGCTGCTCCAGGCCTGGGGGGTGTCCCGGGCACAGAGGGCTGGGGCCACCTATATGCCCGCAGGGTCCGTCTCCTCTCTCCTCAGGGTGGGAGCCCGCATCCTCGCCCGAGTGGCCATCCGCCTTCGGGAACCTCATTTTAGGCCATAGTCCCCACCTCTGGAACTGGTCTGCAGCTCTCCCTAAGATGACCAATTAGGAGAAgtgaggaggcagggaggcactGAGGCAGAGCCTGACCCCAGTGGGGCCTCCCCACTAGACGCGCCTGGCTGGTCTTGTGGGCGGCTCTAGGGTCCCgggaggcctggctgcttccACCCCCATCAGCGCCTGGGGAATCACAGCTTATGTCCTACTGACCTGTCCCGGCCTCTGACCCGTCCACCCACCTGAATCCAGAGAGGAGAGCCAAGCCTGCCAGGTCTCAGGGCTGGCACAGGCCGCTGCCCTGGAAGAGGCCCCAGGGAGCTGCCCCCTGCAGGGTCTCCAGCGCCATCCACCTCTGGGATGCTCCCCTGACCTTCCCGGCTCGTCTCGGCCCTCCTTTCCAGGACTCAGTGTACATCTTCCAGGAGGGGGCCTTGCCGCCGTACCGACAGATGTTCTACCAGTTCTGTGACCTGAACGTGGAGGAGTACGTACCTGAGGGGTACCGAGGCGGGGACCGGGGCACTCGGGTGCAGAGCAGAGAAACTGCCAGGAACTGTCCTGCCTCTCTTCCCTCATGTCCCCCTCAGGGGACGGCTGGCCCCTGGGAGCGAGTGCTGCCGGCCCTCCTCGCCCGGGCTCGCGCGGCACCCAGCAGTGGCTTCCTGGGTCCCCCGTGGGCCACCCTGCCCCCAAGCAGCCAGCTGTCCTGGGTGCAGAGCCTGGCACTGGGCTGGGGTCTGTCTTCCTCCGCTGTGGCCCGCACGAGGGTTCCTGACATGGTTCCCAGTCCCCAGAGCCGACAGAATCCCAGATATTTTTAACCCAGCTGTTCCCAGTGATGTTTAGaaagctgggggagggatgcTGGGCTGGAGGGGCAGCTTACTCCAGGTTGGAGTCCAGCGAGCAGCTTTCGAGGAGGCCCTTTGCGACCGCGCTCATCCGCAGGACAGTGCTCTGAGTGCTGTTTTTCTGAGCACACCAGCTCTGCCGAAACTGCTTACTGGCACCTGTGAgcagagacccccccccccgcccaccccGGACCTTTGAGCAgagacacccccaccccagaacTTTGAGCAGAACTCCACCTCAGATCTATGAGCAGAGACCCCCCCAACCCCAGAACTTTGAGCGGACCCCCACCTTGGACGTTTGAGTAGACTCCCACCCCAGAACTTTGAGCAGAGACCCCCCCAGAACTTTGAGCAGAGTCCCACAGCCTGGACCTTTGAGCAGAGACTTCCCCCCCACCTTTGAGCTGAGACCCACCCTCAACCTTTGTCTCCGACACCCAGGCTGCAGAGAGTCATTCACCGCAACGATGGGGCGGAGAGCTCCTGCACCGAGCGCGATGGCTGGTGCCTCCCCAAGACTACAGACGAGCTGAGGGACACCATGTCCCTCATGATCCGGCAGACCATCCGCTCCAAGAGGCCTGGTGAGAGCAGCTCACCCCACTTGCTGTGGGCCCCCCCAGGGCCAGAGCAGGCATCCCTCAAGGACCTGCTCTGCAGGAAACCTCACCCAGTGGGAGCCAGGAGCCAGcatccccccccaacccccacccctggcGGTCCCGAGGCGCTCAGCCCTGGGGGTCCAGGCAGGAGCCGGGCCCAGAAGAGTGGGGCTGGGGCTGCCCTCGGGGCTGCCACTTCAAGCCCCGACCTCACCCTGCATCCTGCGACCACTGTGGGCAGGTTGCTCCTGGGGGCGGGGGCCCTGTCGCCAGGCcctgcccgcccctcccccgGGCGTGGGGCGGGGACTGACCCCTGTGCTGCCCTGCGGCTCTGACGGAGCTGGGGGAGAGTAAGGGAAAGGACCCCTCTCTGGGGTTCCTTCCAGGCTTGGGGTGGGGGCGTCCCAGATCACCGAACCCCACAGAGCTGCCGAGAGCCAGGGCTCTCAGCCTCCCCCAGGACGCGGGCCCCTCTGAGCGCCCAGTCGGGGAAAGGCAGCGTTGGCCCACTCCTGCGGGGTCCCCTGGACGCAGGAGCTGCCTGGGACTGCTCTGGGGCGGCTCCCAAGGCCCCGGGCATCAGTGTTGCTCTGAGGTGCTGGTCAAATGAGTCCGGGTCCACCGGCCATCATACTTCCTGGAGCAGCTTCAGACTGGAGCCCCAGCCCCTGAATTTGTAGACAGGCCCCCCGGGGCTGAGCCCAGGAACGGCTGGTGCAGGGGCTGCCCGGGCCAGCGTCGGGACACACCCGGCCTGGTCTCTGGGCCCAGCTCTCTTCTCCAGCCCGACCAAAGCGGACAGTGGGAAAGAGCAGCTGACCGGCGAGTCCGgggaagatgaggaggaggaagacgacgaggaggaggaggagttcaAGCCGTCTGATGGGAGCGAGAacgagatggagacagagatccTGGACTACGTGTaatgcagccctgggccctcagccgggcccccagcccaggcccctgCCCAGGTCCAATGAGGGGTCTGGGACACGCCAGGGACCCCGGCGCCATCTACAGCAGCCAGCACAGCCCTAGGCGGCCTGTCTGAGGAGAGCAGCTGGGTGCGCTGCCCCTGGTCCCGCCCAGGCTGCCCCCTGGCCCCGGGTGCCTGTGCCCAGCCTCACCAGCCcagcaccctgccccacccctggctGAGACCAGTGTGAGCTGGCGGTGGGGATGGTGCAACCCGGGAGGGGCCGGCCTGGCTGGGGTCAGACTGGAGGTGAGGGCGGCGCGGGGACCCTGGTCCAGGTCACGGGGGTGAAGACTGTCCTTAGTGTTAGACCCCATCCGTTGAGGTGACCTGGCAAAGGGCAGGCCCAGCTGGAACTGTCCTCATTAAAGATGTTTCCCCAAGGAGTCTCGGTGTCTTAGTGTGGGTGTCAGAACCCGAGAGGGGTTTTCTCTGGCCTCAGGGCTTGGGCTCCAGCTGGACGTCATTTGTCCTTTCAGTTGCTCATTGGTGCCCTGATGTTGGCGATGCTGGAATGGCTGAGAGCAGGCCGGGTGCCCCTTGGCAGGTGGGCCAGGCAAGAGCAGCCTCAGAGGGCGCTCCAGCCGCACGCTCACCCCTTCCTGTTCCACAAGGACGTGTTGCGGAGGGGTTCCCGGGGATGATGCTGTTGTCTCAGCACTGCCTGGTGGGAAACCAGAGGGCAAGCAGGTCCCTGGGTGGGGCCGAACCTTGGGGGGCACACCCCGCACGCTGCCCCAGCCAGAGGGGAGCCCGTCGCCCCACCTCAGCCAGAAGCAGCTGTTCCCAAGGTCAGGCCGGGCTGCCCCCCGCCCCTCATGTCTGCAAGGCTTTCCCACAGGCCCCGGTCCTGGCTGGTGGATCTCAGCTGGGACTTGTCCCACCTCTCCTGAGCCATGCTGCCAAGCTCAGACCTCAGGGGAGAGGGTCTGGGTTCTGGCCCCCCGCCAGGAAGCCACCTCAGTTCCTGTGCAAAGCTGAGACAGGCACGCTTGGGGCGGGCAAGCACGCTGCCTCTGCAGCTCAGCCCCACGGTTCCTGGAGCCTGCCTGCCGTGTGCCGGACTTCACGGCCTTGCCAGGTCCTTGACAAGTGCTCAGTGATCCTCAGCTTAGAAACCTGCATGCCTACACCACCACCCCCTTTAAATAGCGTTTTATCTATGGAAAAGAGCAAATGTACATGAAAATACTGCGTGTTGTATAAAAAGCCCCAGTTGCCCTCTACCAGGTCTGTTGCATCTACTGGTTTCAGAAGCCGCGTCTGTGTTTAGCTGTGCCATGTCTTTGTGGTGGCACGTGGCTGCTTTCGggtgcagcatgcagggtcttcagTGGTGGCATGCGGGCCTGGTTTTCtgaccctgggccccctgcatcgggagcatggaatcagcccctggaccaccagggaaatccctctccGTGCTATTTCGTATTTGTGTTTTGCTGGAACTGTTTTAAGGAAATCCGTACTTCAGTGTGTGTTTCTAACACATCAAGGCTTTTGTTTCAAAAACACAGTGATGGTGTCATCACACCTAACAAATTAACAGCAATTCTGCCTCAGATGAGCCCGTGCAGTTGGGAGGCCCCAGTGTCTGCTGGGCCCCTTCAGAGACACGAGCACTGATTGACCGGCAGGTTGGGGTGTGGTCACCCTCGTCCCCCAGCCTCATTTCTGGACGGAGTGATGACCAGGGGGACCTGTTTAGCTTTACGATGATTTGTTTCAATCAATCGCAGTCTTGCTTTTTGCTGCCCAGCTCGTCTCATCTCTGGCCTGAGAACAGCCCCAGGCTGGCTGCTGTGTCCTTTGACATACCATCTGGTCTTCCCAGCCTTCTTGCTTCTGGGCATTGCGATGGCCCAGGCTCTTCCACCTCACTTCCGGCCTTAGACCCAGCCCACCGTTTGCTCTCAGGTGCCCCGCTTGGTTTTTACTGCCACTGAACTTGCTCAAGCACAGGAGGCTTCCCCTCCCCCATATTCACAGTCACTTCCTCTAGAGCAGATTCTTAGAACTGGAGGGGCTAGGCAAAGGTGTGAGCCAACATGCGCATCTTCCTGTCACTGCCGGCATCCCTCAAACCTCCGTGGCCCAGCCCAGTCGGCACCGGTCCTTCTTCCCAGCATCCTAACTCCTGGCTCCCACCTGCTGCCACCCACCCCTCCCACATTTCTCCAGCTTCTCTCCACTCACTCGGCATCACAAAAGATCTGGGCGCTGGAAATGATAGGTGGACAGGCAGATGGACCAACTGTGTTTCTGCAGGTCTCTGTGGGTCTTGGCCAGAGGCTGGTGGCCCCGGGGTCTTTGCTTGGGCCGTCTGTGTGGCTGAAAAGCCTGGCCCTTCCTTCTCCTTGGGGAAAGCCTCCAGGCAGGACCGGAGTCTTGTCCCTGCCTCCCAGCATTGTGCTGCCCGGTGATGACCTGGCGCTGCTTCAGCCCTCACCCCCATCTCACACCGTACAGACACCCAGCGCACCCTGGGTACCAGCGGGCGGCCATACCAGCCGCCCGGTAGCCCATGGCCAGCTCTGTCCCAGAAGTCACAGGCCCAGACCCTGTAAACGGCCTCTGCTGAACTGCAGTCAGGACACAGGGGCACAGCAAGCCCATTTCCCTGAGGGCAAAAGCAAGTCCTTTGTGGGCACTGTGCGCCCAGCCAAGCTCCAGTCCTTgaggccctgccctccccaccgCCCTGCCATCTGCCTGGGCTCCCAGGTAGGCAGTCACCTGCACAGGTGCCCTGTGCGGACCAGGTCACGTGGGAGCAGCGGACCCTGGGAAAGACAGACCATCCCcgcacgtgtgtgcgtgtgttgtcTGTGTGCATGTGACCTTGGCCCAGTCCGAGCCCTGCTGGAAACAGCAGCTGTCCCCTGGCCCCAGGTATGCCACCTGGAGTGTGGCCAGCCTGGAGGAAGGACCAATGACAGGAGGAGGGGAAGCTCTGGGCTGGCTCCAGCCCCATAAATACCTGCAGGCCCCGAGGGCAGGTGTCACAGAGGCAGCCGCACACCATGGGGCGCTGGGAGCTGGTCGTCTTGGGCCTCGCCTGCTGCTTGGCAGTAGCGAGTGCAGCGAAGGTAAGCAAGAGCCCAGCTGAGAGGTCGGCCAGGGGAGGGAGCCCCCTCACCTCTGCTAAGCCAGACCTGGACCCTGGGGACAGGGCCCAGCAGGGGGAAGACAGAGAGTCATTGGCAGAACCCGACCACCATTGTTAACAGCATCTCCCAGGCACTTACTCTGCATTTCTAGCAGGATGACTCAGGCTGCCAGATACAGAATATCCaattcaactggaatttcacATAAACCATGAGTCAATTTTGGTGTACGTTTCACCCAATGATTAGGACatacacttaaaatatatatatattgttgtttatttgaaattcaagtgTAACTGGTCAACCTTGCTGAGTCAGCCACCTGACCCACAACTCCCCTCTGGCTCTGTCATCTGTCTAGAGACGTCAGTGTGGTCCCCCTTTCCCAGAAGGGGTGACGGGGGCCCAGAGCAGACAAGCGATTTGCCCAACATCACACAGCCACTGTAGCCGAGCAGGAATCTGGAACCCACGTTAGTCCAACCCTGGAGTCCGGCTCCTGGTGtaacctccatctcctgctccTCCAGCACCTGCTTGCTACAGCGTCTCTGCCCAGACACAAGTCAGGAGGCCCAGCCAACCCTCCTGGGGCAGCCAACCCCGCCCACCCTCACTGACCTCCTGCGGGTGTGAGCACCCGGGCAGGGAGACATTTCTAGGACGGAGCCAACAGCCACACGCAGATGGTGTGGGTGCTCTGGCAGGGCTTCGGTCAGGGGCCCCCGCGCCCCGCAGGCTGGACCCTCCACCCCTCAGCCTGCTCTTCGGACCCCTGCTGCCCAGAGCTTCAGGCCCTGGTCCTGGGTGCCTTTTGCCGCTCTCCTTCTTCTGGGGGGTTCTTTCCTGGGGGCTGAGGGGGCCCTGGTTTCCTCTGTGCTGTTCCAGCAGCCAGCGACACCCCCTCCCCACGCTGCCAACACAGCCAGGGTCCCCATGCCCTGTCCACCATGGGGGGCCTTCAGGCCG
This DNA window, taken from Bubalus kerabau isolate K-KA32 ecotype Philippines breed swamp buffalo chromosome 11, PCC_UOA_SB_1v2, whole genome shotgun sequence, encodes the following:
- the GTF3C5 gene encoding general transcription factor 3C polypeptide 5 isoform X1, with the protein product MAAAAAAADARPGAAIPVELRRERRMVCVEYPGVVRDVSKMLRTLGGEEGVSRIYTDATKRLELYFRPKDPYCHPVCANRFSTNSLLLRIKRKTRRQSGVLGPEARPQVTYDIESLGVVSTVFKFQGMSDFQYLAVHTEADGRQVSMYDKVLMLKPQKESFFHQDLPLYIPPPIFSRLDTPVDYYYRPETQHREGYNNPALSGENLIGLSRARRPHNAIFVNFEGDEVPERPMEAAVQTWKKVCTNPVDHKVEEELRKLFDIRPIWSRNALKANISVHPDKLKILLPFVAYYMITGPWRSLWIRFGYDPRKRPEAKIYQVLDFRIRCGMKYVTCGSCRAGQASGQCPSPACGYAPSDMPVKAKRSTYSYSLPITVRKTNPCRGPLAASQLVTMRDLKQGLGPSGSASAQKSSPNKYKLKDSVYIFQEGALPPYRQMFYQFCDLNVEELQRVIHRNDGAESSCTERDGWCLPKTTDELRDTMSLMIRQTIRSKRPALFSSPTKADSGKEQLTGESGEDEEEEDDEEEEEFKPSDGSENEMETEILDYV
- the GTF3C5 gene encoding general transcription factor 3C polypeptide 5 isoform X4, with the translated sequence MAAAAAAADARPGAAIPVELRRERRMVCVEYPGVVRDVSKMLRTLGGEEGVSRIYTDATKRLELYFRPKDPYCHPVCANRFSTNSLLLRIKRKTRRQSGVLGPEARPQVTYDIESLGVVSTVFKFQGMSDFQYLAVHTEADGRQVSMYDKVLMLKPQKESFFHQDLPLYIPPPIFSRLDTPVDYYYRPETQHREGYNNPALSGENLIGLSRARRPHNAIFVNFEGDEVPERPMEAAVQTWKKVCTNPVDHKVEEELRKLFDIRPIWSRNALKANISVHPDKLKILLPFVAYYMITGPWRSLWIRFGYDPRKRPEAKIYQVLDFRIRCGMKYGYAPSDMPVKAKRSTYSYSLPITVRKTTSQLVTMRDLKQGLGPSGSASAQKSSPNKYKLKDSVYIFQEGALPPYRQMFYQFCDLNVEELQRVIHRNDGAESSCTERDGWCLPKTTDELRDTMSLMIRQTIRSKRPALFSSPTKADSGKEQLTGESGEDEEEEDDEEEEEFKPSDGSENEMETEILDYV
- the GTF3C5 gene encoding general transcription factor 3C polypeptide 5 isoform X3; the encoded protein is MAAAAAAADARPGAAIPVELRRERRMVCVEYPGVVRDVSKMLRTLGGEEGVSRIYTDATKRLELYFRPKDPYCHPVCANRFSTNSLLLRIKRKTRRQSGVLGPEARPQVTYDIESLGVVSTVFKFQGMSDFQYLAVHTEADGRQVSMYDKVLMLKPQKESFFHQDLPLYIPPPIFSRLDTPVDYYYRPETQHREGYNNPALSGENLIGLSRARRPHNAIFVNFEGDEVPERPMEAAVQTWKKVCTNPVDHKVEEELRKLFDIRPIWSRNALKANISVHPDKLKILLPFVAYYMITGPWRSLWIRFGYDPRKRPEAKIYQVLDFRIRCGMKYGYAPSDMPVKAKRSTYSYSLPITVRKTNPCRGPLAASQLVTMRDLKQGLGPSGSASAQKSSPNKYKLKDSVYIFQEGALPPYRQMFYQFCDLNVEELQRVIHRNDGAESSCTERDGWCLPKTTDELRDTMSLMIRQTIRSKRPALFSSPTKADSGKEQLTGESGEDEEEEDDEEEEEFKPSDGSENEMETEILDYV
- the GTF3C5 gene encoding general transcription factor 3C polypeptide 5 isoform X2; this encodes MAAAAAAADARPGAAIPVELRRERRMVCVEYPGVVRDVSKMLRTLGGEEGVSRIYTDATKRLELYFRPKDPYCHPVCANRFSTNSLLLRIKRKTRRQSGVLGPEARPQVTYDIESLGVVSTVFKFQGMSDFQYLAVHTEADGRQVSMYDKVLMLKPQKESFFHQDLPLYIPPPIFSRLDTPVDYYYRPETQHREGYNNPALSGENLIGLSRARRPHNAIFVNFEGDEVPERPMEAAVQTWKKVCTNPVDHKVEEELRKLFDIRPIWSRNALKANISVHPDKLKILLPFVAYYMITGPWRSLWIRFGYDPRKRPEAKIYQVLDFRIRCGMKYVTCGSCRAGQASGQCPSPACGYAPSDMPVKAKRSTYSYSLPITVRKTTSQLVTMRDLKQGLGPSGSASAQKSSPNKYKLKDSVYIFQEGALPPYRQMFYQFCDLNVEELQRVIHRNDGAESSCTERDGWCLPKTTDELRDTMSLMIRQTIRSKRPALFSSPTKADSGKEQLTGESGEDEEEEDDEEEEEFKPSDGSENEMETEILDYV